From Salvia splendens isolate huo1 chromosome 3, SspV2, whole genome shotgun sequence, a single genomic window includes:
- the LOC121796651 gene encoding probable receptor-like protein kinase At5g24010 yields MATTKILSLYLISLLSLIAAAAAASFSPTDHFLVNCGSSAAQTLDADHRVFAGDDPGFLASTQTLQLESLDPPSPLYRTARAFTHPAHYVFPIRDRGVHHLVRLHFHPLRNNRCDLSEAEFHVIANGFLLLRNFRPSTAASSVVIKEFAIPVDSGELKITFLPFDKSGFAFVNAIEVITAPIDLIADVAQLVDAEKNERIHGLLRNGFETVHRVNVGGFKVTPFNDSLWRTWITDDEFFNSIEGSETVHFGGIIKYRNGGLSREVGPDNVYNTARVIRSKDSSIPKVNLTWSFQIEKGYSHMVRMHFCDIASISTYMLYFNVYVNGNLAYENLDLSQSTDAILASPFYADFVVDGGSSGSLAVSVGPSNMSWPRAVDAILNGIEIWKLNNTMGSFGGEVCADSVWRSWRTGHTSVVAPLIGAIFLLLSASVFLQRRRNASSSTGWVRLPVDVSESNLKGGNQLSSIK; encoded by the coding sequence ATGGCCACAACCAAAATCCTCTCTCTCTACCTCATCTCCCTCCTATCTCTCATCGCGGCCGCCGCTGCCGCTTCCTTCTCTCCAACCGATCACTTCCTCGTCAACTGCGGGTCCAGCGCTGCCCAGACCTTGGATGCCGACCACCGAGTCTTCGCAGGCGACGACCCGGGCTTCCTCGCGTCGACCCAGACGCTCCAGCTCGAGAGCTTAGATCCGCCTTCTCCGCTTTACCGCACCGCTCGAGCATTCACCCACCCCGCGCATTACGTCTTCCCCATCAGAGATCGCGGCGTTCATCACCTCGTACGCCTCCATTTCCACCCGCTTCGTAACAATCGCTGTGACCTGAGCGAAGCTGAATTCCACGTCATCGCCAACGGATTCCTGTTGCTGCGGAACTTCCGCCCCTCAACCGCCGCCAGCTCCGTGGTAATCAAGGAATTCGCCATCCCGGTCGACTCCGGCGAGTTGAAAATAACGTTTCTGCCCTTCGATAAATCCGGATTTGCGTTCGTGAACGCGATAGAGGTGATAACCGCTCCGATTGACCTAATTGCTGACGTGGCGCAGCTTGTGGACGCCGAGAAAAACGAGAGGATTCATGGATTGCTGAGGAACGGTTTCGAGACTGTGCATAGGGTTAATGTTGGGGGATTCAAAGTGACGCCGTTTAATGATTCTCTGTGGAGGACTTGGATTACAGATGATGAGTTCTTCAATTCAATCGAGGGTTCCGAAACGGTTCACTTTGGGGGCATAATCAAGTACCGAAATGGCGGGTTAAGCCGAGAGGTGGGGCCGGATAATGTGTACAACACAGCGAGGGTGATTCGGAGCAAAGATAGCTCGATTCCAAAAGTGAATTTGACATGGTCGTTTCAAATCGAGAAGGGTTATAGTCACATGGTGCGTATGCATTTCTGTGATATAGCAAGTATCTCCACATACATGTTGTATTTCAATGTGTATGTGAATGGCAACCTAGCATATGAGAATCTGGATTTGTCGCAAAGCACCGATGCGATCCTGGCCTCGCCGTTCTATGCTGACTTCGTGGTGGATGGGGGGAGCTCGGGGAGCTTGGCCGTGAGCGTGGGGCCGTCGAACATGAGCTGGCCGCGGGCAGTTGATGCCATTCTCAATGGGATTGAGATATGGAAGCTGAATAACACAATGGGCAGCTTTGGCGGAGAGGTGTGCGCGGATTCCGtgtggaggagctggaggacaGGGCACACTAGTGTGGTGGCTCCGTTGATTGGTGCAATATTCTTGTTGCTATCTGCATCGGTGTTTCTGCAGAGGAGAAGGAATGCCTCTTCTTCGACGGGATGGGTTCGTTTGCCAGTTGATGTTTCTGAATCCAATTTGAAGGGTGGCAATCAATTGTCATCAATCAAGTAA